One genomic segment of Flavobacteriaceae bacterium includes these proteins:
- a CDS encoding IS3 family transposase: MSESTHSIYKTEFLHGKYSLNEKSHLKDLERFVEYYNYHRFPTELYGLAPMEVILGKIPNKHFFREKIQDARKNRVRTNQEFNACVIPIGCNS; the protein is encoded by the coding sequence ATGTCTGAGAGTACACACAGTATTTATAAAACTGAATTTCTACATGGAAAATATTCTCTTAATGAAAAATCACATCTTAAAGATTTAGAACGTTTTGTTGAATATTATAATTACCATAGATTTCCCACAGAATTATATGGATTAGCTCCTATGGAAGTCATCCTTGGCAAAATTCCCAACAAACATTTCTTCAGAGAAAAAATACAGGATGCTAGAAAAAATAGAGTACGAACCAATCAAGAATTTAATGCTTGTGTAATTCCTATAGGGTGTAATTCTTAA
- a CDS encoding tyrosine-type recombinase/integrase, giving the protein MQFPYPKAREERTVLDQEEIKQLYKASETAQERAILSLAYGCGLRVGELVNCNIEDIRLREKIIIIPKGKGNKRRVVPLSNGVVKDLADYYYNERESLTKGRDYNPKESAFMLHSRGGRMQKGTYNKHLKILVERTENQEIKDKEITIHNLRHSIATHLLEQGIPVEQVRLFLGHSQLETTQIYTHISRKQLDNLM; this is encoded by the coding sequence TTGCAGTTCCCATACCCAAAAGCAAGAGAAGAAAGAACCGTATTAGACCAGGAAGAAATCAAACAACTTTACAAAGCATCAGAAACCGCCCAGGAACGAGCAATTTTAAGTTTAGCATACGGATGTGGTCTGCGAGTTGGAGAGCTTGTAAACTGCAATATTGAGGACATCAGACTACGAGAAAAAATAATCATCATCCCAAAAGGAAAAGGCAATAAAAGAAGAGTTGTACCACTATCAAACGGAGTAGTTAAAGACTTGGCGGATTACTATTACAATGAAAGGGAAAGCCTAACCAAAGGACGAGATTACAATCCAAAGGAAAGTGCTTTTATGTTGCACTCAAGAGGTGGAAGAATGCAGAAAGGAACGTACAACAAGCATTTAAAAATATTGGTAGAAAGAACCGAAAACCAAGAGATAAAAGATAAGGAAATAACCATACACAATTTAAGGCACTCAATCGCAACACATCTTTTAGAACAAGGAATACCAGTAGAGCAAGTGAGATTATTTTTAGGACACAGCCAATTAGAAACCACCCAAATTTATACCCATATCAGCAGAAAACAGTTAGACAATTTAATGTGA